A DNA window from Takifugu flavidus isolate HTHZ2018 chromosome 15, ASM371156v2, whole genome shotgun sequence contains the following coding sequences:
- the LOC130538960 gene encoding solute carrier family 12 member 7-like isoform X3, with the protein MDSTPMVSSLLHKLATYTNLTQGVREHEEAEDGGKKVPIMVPQMGTFIGVYLPCLQNILGVILFLRLTWIVGTAGILGAFAIVSMCCICTLLTAISMCAIATNGVVPAGGSYYMISRSLGPEFGGAVGLCLYLGTTFAGSMYILGTIEILLIYIVPTATLFNEGAVMFNTMRVYGTCCLLLMALVVFVGVRYVNKLALVFLACVVLSIMATYAGVIKTLIEPPDLKVCLVGNRTLRIDNFEACAKTKMVENVTMSTDLWDVFCQGRYPNATCDSYFLLNDVAEIQAIPGLLSGVIKENLWGEYGSAGEFIEKKNKSSVPVQEAASDDSQHYSINDISTYFTLLVGIYFPSVTGIMAGSNRSGDLRDAQRSIPIGTIMAILTTSFIYISSVVFFGACIEGVVLRDKFGFSVKKSPVIGILAWPSPWVIVIGSFFSCCGAGLQSLTGAPRLLQAIARDGIIPFLQVFGQGKSNGEPTWGLLLTVGICEIGILIASVDAVAPILSMFFLMCYLFVNLACAVQTLLRTPNWRPRFKFYHWTLSFLGMSLCLSLMFVSSWYYALVAIVIAGCIYKYIEYKGAVKEWGDGIRGLSLNAARYALIRLEEVPLHTKNWRPQVLVMCKLDSELQVKHPRLLTFTTQLKAGKGLTIVCSVLEGTYMGRSPDAKTAEQNLKAAMASERTKGFSHVVVTSNLRDGFSLLIQSAGLGGMKHNTVLMAWPTGWTQDRDPSSRRNFIETVRETTAAHQALLVAKNIDHFPSNQERLKDGTVDVWWIVHDGGLLMLLPFLLKQHKVWKKSKMRIFTVAQMDDNSIQMKKDLQMFLYHLRLNAEVEVVEMHDSDISAFTYEKTLVMEQRSQMLKQMHLSRTEREREIQSITDVSRGSIKRKKSSGAGGTSLNRPSRPKEKEEEKEEEKEEEKEEAQLIHDRNTASHSTTNEGSAGPSLQDRVHMTWTKEKLSQERNRHKEGMGVKDMFNMKPEWENLNQSNVRRMHTAVRLNKVVVEKSKNSELVLLNMPGPPKNKKGDENYMEFLEVLMEGLDRVLLVRGGGREVITIYS; encoded by the exons ATGGACAGTACGCCGATGGTGTCGTCactgctgcacaaactggcCACATACACCAACCTGACTCAGGGGGTTCGGGAGCACGAGGAGGCCGAGGATGGAGGCAAGAAGGTCCCCATCATG gtGCCACAGATGGGAACGTTCATTGGCGTTTACCTGCCGTGCCTGCAGAACATCCTGGGTGTGATTCTGTTTCTACGTCTCACCTGGATCGTTGGGACAGCAGGGATCTTGGGCGCCTTCGCTATCGTCTCCATGTGCTGCATCTGT ACCTTACTCACAGCCATATCAATGTGCGCCATAGCAACAAATGGAGTAGTCCCAG CTGGTGGCTCGTACTACATGATCTCCAGATCGCTGGGTCCAGAGtttgggggggctgtggggctCTGCCTCTATCTTGGAACAACGTTTGCTGGATCCATGTACATTCTGGGGACCATAGAGATTCTGCTG ATTTACATTGTTCCAACAGCAACATTGTTTAATGAAGGTGCTGTGATGTTCAACACCATGCGTGTTTATGGCAcatgctgcctcctcctcatgGCCCTGGTAGTGTTTGTAGGCGTGAG GTATGTCAACAAACTGGCTCTGGTGTTTCTGGCCTGTGTGGTTCTCTCTATTATGGCCACGTACGCTGGAGTAATCAAGACTCTCATCGAGCCTCCAGATCTGAA GGTCTGTCTGGTGGGAAACCGAACTCTGAGGATTGACAATTTTGAAGCATGCGCTAAGACCAAGATGGTGGAGAATGTGACTATGAGCACTGACCTGTGGGACGTCTTCTGTCAAGGTCGATATCCCAATGCAACATGTGATAGTTACTTCCTCCTGAACGATGTGGCGGAGATCCAAGCCATCCCAGGCCTGCTGAGCGGAGTGATCAAAG AGAACTTGTGGGGTGAATACGGCTCAGCTGGGGAGTTCatagagaagaagaacaaatcGTCAGTGCCAGTCCAGGAAGCTGCCAGTGATGACTCTCAGCACTACTCCATCAATGACATCAGCACTTACTTCACTCTGCTGGTGGGAATCTATTTTCCCTCCGTCACAG gtATAATGGCTGGTTCGAATAGGTCAGGTGATCTGCGTGATGCCCAGAGATCCATCCCCATAGGAACCATAATGGCTATTCTCACCACCTCTTTCATCT ACATCTCCAGTGTGGTTTTCTTTGGCGCCTGTATCGAAGGAGTGGTCCTGAGAGACAA GTTTGGTTTCTCGGTAAAAAAAAGCCCAGTCATTGGTATTCTGGCCTGGCCTTCCCCCTGGGTCATTGTGATTGGCTCCTTTTTCTCATGCTGTGGGGCAGGACTTCAGAGTCTGACCGGGGCCCCCCGGCTGCTGCAGGCCATTGCTCGGGACGGCATCATTCCGTTCCTACAG GTCTTCGGTCAAGGGAAGTCCAACGGTGAGCCCACCTGGGGGCTGTTGCTCACAGTTGGAATCTGTGAGATTGGAATCCTTATAGCTTCTGTTGATGCCGTGGCCCCCATCCTCTCCAT GTTCTTCCTCATGTGCTATCTCTTTGTTAACCTTGCCTGTGCTGTTCAGACTTTGCTTCGTACCCCCAACTGGAGGCCTCGCTTCAAGTTCTACCACTG GACCCTGTCCTTCTTAGGGATGAGCCTTTGTCTGTCTCTAATGTTTGTTTCCTCTTGGTACTACGCTCTGGTTGCCATTGTGATAGCTGGATGTATCTACAAATACATAGAGTATAAAGG GGCAGTGAAGGAATGGGGTGATGGGATCAGAGGTCTGTCTTTGAATGCAGCACGTTACGCTCTCATCCGGCTGGAGGAAGTACCACTGCACACAAAAAACTGGAG GCCCCAGGTGTTGGTGATGTGTAAGCTGGACTCTGAGCTTCAGGTGAAACATCCTCGTTTGCTGACATTCACAACACAACTGAAAGCAGGGAAGGGCCTCACCATCGTGTGCTCGGTCTTAGAGGGAACCTACATGGGCCGAAGTCCTGATGCTAAAACTGCAGAGCAG AACCTGAAAGCAGCCATGGCCTCAGAGCGCACAAAGGGCTTCTCCCATGTGGTGGTGACGTCCAACCTGCGAGATGGTTTCTCTCTGCTCATCCAGTCGGCGGGACTGGGAGGAATGAAACACAACACCGTCTTGATGGCCTGGCCCACAGGCTGGACACAAGATCGGGACCCCTCATCAAGAAGGAACTTTATTG AAACTGTGAGAGAGACGACAGCAGCCCATCAGGCCCTTCTGGTGGCCAAGAATATCGACCATTTTCCGAGTAATCAGGAGCGTCTGAAGGATGGAACCGTTGATGTGTGGTGGATTGTCCACGATGGAGGACTTCTAATGCTGCTTCCATTCCTCCTGAAGCAGCACAAG gtgtggaagaAGAGCAAGATGCGAATTTTCACTGTGGCCCAGATGGACGACAATTCCATCCAGATGAAAAAAGATCTCCAGATGTTTCTTTATCATCTCCGCCTgaatgcagaggtggaggtggtggaaatG caTGACAGCGACATATCGGCCTTCACCTACGAGAAGACGCTGGTGATGGAACAGAGGTCGCAGATGCTCAAACAGATGCACCTGTCCCGGACAGAGCGGGAGCGAGAG ATACAGAGCATCACCGACGTTTCACGCGGCTCTATAAAGAGAAAGAAGTCTTCCGGTGCTGGTGGCACCAGCCTCAACAGGCCGTCCCGACccaaggagaaggaggaggagaaggaggaggagaaggaggaggagaaggaggag GCTCAGCTGATCCATGACCGAAACACCGCGTCCCATTCTACAACCAATGAGGGAAGTGCAGGACCCAGTCTGCAGGATCGCGTCCACATGACCTGGACCAAAGAGAAACTGAGCCAGGAGAGGAACAGGCACAAAGAGGGCATGGGAGTCAAAGACATGTTTAACATGAAGCC GGAGTGGGAGAATCT CAACCAGTCCAATGTGCGGAGGATGCACACGGCCGTGAGACTCAACAAAGTGGTGGTGGAGAAATCCAAGAATTCCGAGCTGGTCCTGCTGAACATGCCTGGCCCACCGAAGAACAAGAAGGGAGATGAAAACT ACATGGAGTTCCTAGAGGTCCTGATGGAAGGCCTGGACCGGGTGCTTTTGGTTCGTGGAGGGGGTCGGGAGGTCATCACCATCTACTCCTAG
- the LOC130538960 gene encoding solute carrier family 12 member 7-like isoform X1: protein MPINFTVVPVEDAEGGASSAAAAGGTKADISVPTVVVGEDGDRFQGQDSGDDNDKESSPFLTSDMDTEHYYEDKNMALFEEEMDSTPMVSSLLHKLATYTNLTQGVREHEEAEDGGKKVPIMVPQMGTFIGVYLPCLQNILGVILFLRLTWIVGTAGILGAFAIVSMCCICTLLTAISMCAIATNGVVPAGGSYYMISRSLGPEFGGAVGLCLYLGTTFAGSMYILGTIEILLIYIVPTATLFNEGAVMFNTMRVYGTCCLLLMALVVFVGVRYVNKLALVFLACVVLSIMATYAGVIKTLIEPPDLKVCLVGNRTLRIDNFEACAKTKMVENVTMSTDLWDVFCQGRYPNATCDSYFLLNDVAEIQAIPGLLSGVIKENLWGEYGSAGEFIEKKNKSSVPVQEAASDDSQHYSINDISTYFTLLVGIYFPSVTGIMAGSNRSGDLRDAQRSIPIGTIMAILTTSFIYISSVVFFGACIEGVVLRDKFGFSVKKSPVIGILAWPSPWVIVIGSFFSCCGAGLQSLTGAPRLLQAIARDGIIPFLQVFGQGKSNGEPTWGLLLTVGICEIGILIASVDAVAPILSMFFLMCYLFVNLACAVQTLLRTPNWRPRFKFYHWTLSFLGMSLCLSLMFVSSWYYALVAIVIAGCIYKYIEYKGAVKEWGDGIRGLSLNAARYALIRLEEVPLHTKNWRPQVLVMCKLDSELQVKHPRLLTFTTQLKAGKGLTIVCSVLEGTYMGRSPDAKTAEQNLKAAMASERTKGFSHVVVTSNLRDGFSLLIQSAGLGGMKHNTVLMAWPTGWTQDRDPSSRRNFIETVRETTAAHQALLVAKNIDHFPSNQERLKDGTVDVWWIVHDGGLLMLLPFLLKQHKVWKKSKMRIFTVAQMDDNSIQMKKDLQMFLYHLRLNAEVEVVEMHDSDISAFTYEKTLVMEQRSQMLKQMHLSRTEREREIQSITDVSRGSIKRKKSSGAGGTSLNRPSRPKEKEEEKEEEKEEEKEEAQLIHDRNTASHSTTNEGSAGPSLQDRVHMTWTKEKLSQERNRHKEGMGVKDMFNMKPEWENLNQSNVRRMHTAVRLNKVVVEKSKNSELVLLNMPGPPKNKKGDENYMEFLEVLMEGLDRVLLVRGGGREVITIYS from the exons ATGCCCATAAACTTCACGGTCGTGCCGGTGGAGGATGCGGAGGGAGGCGCCAGCAGCGCTGCCGCAGCTGGAGGCACCAAAGCGGACATCTCGGTTCCGACCGTGGTGGTGGGAGAGGATGGAGACCGCTTCCAGGGTCAGGACTCAG GAGACGACAATGACAAAGAGTCCAGCCCGTTTCTCACCTCAGACATGGACACAGAACACTATTATGAAGACAAGAACATGGCCCTGTTTGAG GAAGAGATGGACAGTACGCCGATGGTGTCGTCactgctgcacaaactggcCACATACACCAACCTGACTCAGGGGGTTCGGGAGCACGAGGAGGCCGAGGATGGAGGCAAGAAGGTCCCCATCATG gtGCCACAGATGGGAACGTTCATTGGCGTTTACCTGCCGTGCCTGCAGAACATCCTGGGTGTGATTCTGTTTCTACGTCTCACCTGGATCGTTGGGACAGCAGGGATCTTGGGCGCCTTCGCTATCGTCTCCATGTGCTGCATCTGT ACCTTACTCACAGCCATATCAATGTGCGCCATAGCAACAAATGGAGTAGTCCCAG CTGGTGGCTCGTACTACATGATCTCCAGATCGCTGGGTCCAGAGtttgggggggctgtggggctCTGCCTCTATCTTGGAACAACGTTTGCTGGATCCATGTACATTCTGGGGACCATAGAGATTCTGCTG ATTTACATTGTTCCAACAGCAACATTGTTTAATGAAGGTGCTGTGATGTTCAACACCATGCGTGTTTATGGCAcatgctgcctcctcctcatgGCCCTGGTAGTGTTTGTAGGCGTGAG GTATGTCAACAAACTGGCTCTGGTGTTTCTGGCCTGTGTGGTTCTCTCTATTATGGCCACGTACGCTGGAGTAATCAAGACTCTCATCGAGCCTCCAGATCTGAA GGTCTGTCTGGTGGGAAACCGAACTCTGAGGATTGACAATTTTGAAGCATGCGCTAAGACCAAGATGGTGGAGAATGTGACTATGAGCACTGACCTGTGGGACGTCTTCTGTCAAGGTCGATATCCCAATGCAACATGTGATAGTTACTTCCTCCTGAACGATGTGGCGGAGATCCAAGCCATCCCAGGCCTGCTGAGCGGAGTGATCAAAG AGAACTTGTGGGGTGAATACGGCTCAGCTGGGGAGTTCatagagaagaagaacaaatcGTCAGTGCCAGTCCAGGAAGCTGCCAGTGATGACTCTCAGCACTACTCCATCAATGACATCAGCACTTACTTCACTCTGCTGGTGGGAATCTATTTTCCCTCCGTCACAG gtATAATGGCTGGTTCGAATAGGTCAGGTGATCTGCGTGATGCCCAGAGATCCATCCCCATAGGAACCATAATGGCTATTCTCACCACCTCTTTCATCT ACATCTCCAGTGTGGTTTTCTTTGGCGCCTGTATCGAAGGAGTGGTCCTGAGAGACAA GTTTGGTTTCTCGGTAAAAAAAAGCCCAGTCATTGGTATTCTGGCCTGGCCTTCCCCCTGGGTCATTGTGATTGGCTCCTTTTTCTCATGCTGTGGGGCAGGACTTCAGAGTCTGACCGGGGCCCCCCGGCTGCTGCAGGCCATTGCTCGGGACGGCATCATTCCGTTCCTACAG GTCTTCGGTCAAGGGAAGTCCAACGGTGAGCCCACCTGGGGGCTGTTGCTCACAGTTGGAATCTGTGAGATTGGAATCCTTATAGCTTCTGTTGATGCCGTGGCCCCCATCCTCTCCAT GTTCTTCCTCATGTGCTATCTCTTTGTTAACCTTGCCTGTGCTGTTCAGACTTTGCTTCGTACCCCCAACTGGAGGCCTCGCTTCAAGTTCTACCACTG GACCCTGTCCTTCTTAGGGATGAGCCTTTGTCTGTCTCTAATGTTTGTTTCCTCTTGGTACTACGCTCTGGTTGCCATTGTGATAGCTGGATGTATCTACAAATACATAGAGTATAAAGG GGCAGTGAAGGAATGGGGTGATGGGATCAGAGGTCTGTCTTTGAATGCAGCACGTTACGCTCTCATCCGGCTGGAGGAAGTACCACTGCACACAAAAAACTGGAG GCCCCAGGTGTTGGTGATGTGTAAGCTGGACTCTGAGCTTCAGGTGAAACATCCTCGTTTGCTGACATTCACAACACAACTGAAAGCAGGGAAGGGCCTCACCATCGTGTGCTCGGTCTTAGAGGGAACCTACATGGGCCGAAGTCCTGATGCTAAAACTGCAGAGCAG AACCTGAAAGCAGCCATGGCCTCAGAGCGCACAAAGGGCTTCTCCCATGTGGTGGTGACGTCCAACCTGCGAGATGGTTTCTCTCTGCTCATCCAGTCGGCGGGACTGGGAGGAATGAAACACAACACCGTCTTGATGGCCTGGCCCACAGGCTGGACACAAGATCGGGACCCCTCATCAAGAAGGAACTTTATTG AAACTGTGAGAGAGACGACAGCAGCCCATCAGGCCCTTCTGGTGGCCAAGAATATCGACCATTTTCCGAGTAATCAGGAGCGTCTGAAGGATGGAACCGTTGATGTGTGGTGGATTGTCCACGATGGAGGACTTCTAATGCTGCTTCCATTCCTCCTGAAGCAGCACAAG gtgtggaagaAGAGCAAGATGCGAATTTTCACTGTGGCCCAGATGGACGACAATTCCATCCAGATGAAAAAAGATCTCCAGATGTTTCTTTATCATCTCCGCCTgaatgcagaggtggaggtggtggaaatG caTGACAGCGACATATCGGCCTTCACCTACGAGAAGACGCTGGTGATGGAACAGAGGTCGCAGATGCTCAAACAGATGCACCTGTCCCGGACAGAGCGGGAGCGAGAG ATACAGAGCATCACCGACGTTTCACGCGGCTCTATAAAGAGAAAGAAGTCTTCCGGTGCTGGTGGCACCAGCCTCAACAGGCCGTCCCGACccaaggagaaggaggaggagaaggaggaggagaaggaggaggagaaggaggag GCTCAGCTGATCCATGACCGAAACACCGCGTCCCATTCTACAACCAATGAGGGAAGTGCAGGACCCAGTCTGCAGGATCGCGTCCACATGACCTGGACCAAAGAGAAACTGAGCCAGGAGAGGAACAGGCACAAAGAGGGCATGGGAGTCAAAGACATGTTTAACATGAAGCC GGAGTGGGAGAATCT CAACCAGTCCAATGTGCGGAGGATGCACACGGCCGTGAGACTCAACAAAGTGGTGGTGGAGAAATCCAAGAATTCCGAGCTGGTCCTGCTGAACATGCCTGGCCCACCGAAGAACAAGAAGGGAGATGAAAACT ACATGGAGTTCCTAGAGGTCCTGATGGAAGGCCTGGACCGGGTGCTTTTGGTTCGTGGAGGGGGTCGGGAGGTCATCACCATCTACTCCTAG
- the LOC130538960 gene encoding solute carrier family 12 member 7-like isoform X2, translating to MPINFTVVPVEDAEGGASSAAAAGGTKADISVPTVVVGEDGDRFQGQDSGDDNDKESSPFLTSDMDTEHYYEDKNMALFEEEMDSTPMVSSLLHKLATYTNLTQGVREHEEAEDGGKKVPIMVPQMGTFIGVYLPCLQNILGVILFLRLTWIVGTAGILGAFAIVSMCCICTLLTAISMCAIATNGVVPAGGSYYMISRSLGPEFGGAVGLCLYLGTTFAGSMYILGTIEILLIYIVPTATLFNEGAVMFNTMRVYGTCCLLLMALVVFVGVRYVNKLALVFLACVVLSIMATYAGVIKTLIEPPDLKVCLVGNRTLRIDNFEACAKTKMVENVTMSTDLWDVFCQGRYPNATCDSYFLLNDVAEIQAIPGLLSGVIKENLWGEYGSAGEFIEKKNKSSVPVQEAASDDSQHYSINDISTYFTLLVGIYFPSVTGIMAGSNRSGDLRDAQRSIPIGTIMAILTTSFIYISSVVFFGACIEGVVLRDKFGFSVKKSPVIGILAWPSPWVIVIGSFFSCCGAGLQSLTGAPRLLQAIARDGIIPFLQVFGQGKSNGEPTWGLLLTVGICEIGILIASVDAVAPILSMFFLMCYLFVNLACAVQTLLRTPNWRPRFKFYHWTLSFLGMSLCLSLMFVSSWYYALVAIVIAGCIYKYIEYKGAVKEWGDGIRGLSLNAARYALIRLEEVPLHTKNWRPQVLVMCKLDSELQVKHPRLLTFTTQLKAGKGLTIVCSVLEGTYMGRSPDAKTAEQNLKAAMASERTKGFSHVVVTSNLRDGFSLLIQSAGLGGMKHNTVLMAWPTGWTQDRDPSSRRNFIETVRETTAAHQALLVAKNIDHFPSNQERLKDGTVDVWWIVHDGGLLMLLPFLLKQHKVWKKSKMRIFTVAQMDDNSIQMKKDLQMFLYHLRLNAEVEVVEMHDSDISAFTYEKTLVMEQRSQMLKQMHLSRTEREREAQLIHDRNTASHSTTNEGSAGPSLQDRVHMTWTKEKLSQERNRHKEGMGVKDMFNMKPEWENLNQSNVRRMHTAVRLNKVVVEKSKNSELVLLNMPGPPKNKKGDENYMEFLEVLMEGLDRVLLVRGGGREVITIYS from the exons ATGCCCATAAACTTCACGGTCGTGCCGGTGGAGGATGCGGAGGGAGGCGCCAGCAGCGCTGCCGCAGCTGGAGGCACCAAAGCGGACATCTCGGTTCCGACCGTGGTGGTGGGAGAGGATGGAGACCGCTTCCAGGGTCAGGACTCAG GAGACGACAATGACAAAGAGTCCAGCCCGTTTCTCACCTCAGACATGGACACAGAACACTATTATGAAGACAAGAACATGGCCCTGTTTGAG GAAGAGATGGACAGTACGCCGATGGTGTCGTCactgctgcacaaactggcCACATACACCAACCTGACTCAGGGGGTTCGGGAGCACGAGGAGGCCGAGGATGGAGGCAAGAAGGTCCCCATCATG gtGCCACAGATGGGAACGTTCATTGGCGTTTACCTGCCGTGCCTGCAGAACATCCTGGGTGTGATTCTGTTTCTACGTCTCACCTGGATCGTTGGGACAGCAGGGATCTTGGGCGCCTTCGCTATCGTCTCCATGTGCTGCATCTGT ACCTTACTCACAGCCATATCAATGTGCGCCATAGCAACAAATGGAGTAGTCCCAG CTGGTGGCTCGTACTACATGATCTCCAGATCGCTGGGTCCAGAGtttgggggggctgtggggctCTGCCTCTATCTTGGAACAACGTTTGCTGGATCCATGTACATTCTGGGGACCATAGAGATTCTGCTG ATTTACATTGTTCCAACAGCAACATTGTTTAATGAAGGTGCTGTGATGTTCAACACCATGCGTGTTTATGGCAcatgctgcctcctcctcatgGCCCTGGTAGTGTTTGTAGGCGTGAG GTATGTCAACAAACTGGCTCTGGTGTTTCTGGCCTGTGTGGTTCTCTCTATTATGGCCACGTACGCTGGAGTAATCAAGACTCTCATCGAGCCTCCAGATCTGAA GGTCTGTCTGGTGGGAAACCGAACTCTGAGGATTGACAATTTTGAAGCATGCGCTAAGACCAAGATGGTGGAGAATGTGACTATGAGCACTGACCTGTGGGACGTCTTCTGTCAAGGTCGATATCCCAATGCAACATGTGATAGTTACTTCCTCCTGAACGATGTGGCGGAGATCCAAGCCATCCCAGGCCTGCTGAGCGGAGTGATCAAAG AGAACTTGTGGGGTGAATACGGCTCAGCTGGGGAGTTCatagagaagaagaacaaatcGTCAGTGCCAGTCCAGGAAGCTGCCAGTGATGACTCTCAGCACTACTCCATCAATGACATCAGCACTTACTTCACTCTGCTGGTGGGAATCTATTTTCCCTCCGTCACAG gtATAATGGCTGGTTCGAATAGGTCAGGTGATCTGCGTGATGCCCAGAGATCCATCCCCATAGGAACCATAATGGCTATTCTCACCACCTCTTTCATCT ACATCTCCAGTGTGGTTTTCTTTGGCGCCTGTATCGAAGGAGTGGTCCTGAGAGACAA GTTTGGTTTCTCGGTAAAAAAAAGCCCAGTCATTGGTATTCTGGCCTGGCCTTCCCCCTGGGTCATTGTGATTGGCTCCTTTTTCTCATGCTGTGGGGCAGGACTTCAGAGTCTGACCGGGGCCCCCCGGCTGCTGCAGGCCATTGCTCGGGACGGCATCATTCCGTTCCTACAG GTCTTCGGTCAAGGGAAGTCCAACGGTGAGCCCACCTGGGGGCTGTTGCTCACAGTTGGAATCTGTGAGATTGGAATCCTTATAGCTTCTGTTGATGCCGTGGCCCCCATCCTCTCCAT GTTCTTCCTCATGTGCTATCTCTTTGTTAACCTTGCCTGTGCTGTTCAGACTTTGCTTCGTACCCCCAACTGGAGGCCTCGCTTCAAGTTCTACCACTG GACCCTGTCCTTCTTAGGGATGAGCCTTTGTCTGTCTCTAATGTTTGTTTCCTCTTGGTACTACGCTCTGGTTGCCATTGTGATAGCTGGATGTATCTACAAATACATAGAGTATAAAGG GGCAGTGAAGGAATGGGGTGATGGGATCAGAGGTCTGTCTTTGAATGCAGCACGTTACGCTCTCATCCGGCTGGAGGAAGTACCACTGCACACAAAAAACTGGAG GCCCCAGGTGTTGGTGATGTGTAAGCTGGACTCTGAGCTTCAGGTGAAACATCCTCGTTTGCTGACATTCACAACACAACTGAAAGCAGGGAAGGGCCTCACCATCGTGTGCTCGGTCTTAGAGGGAACCTACATGGGCCGAAGTCCTGATGCTAAAACTGCAGAGCAG AACCTGAAAGCAGCCATGGCCTCAGAGCGCACAAAGGGCTTCTCCCATGTGGTGGTGACGTCCAACCTGCGAGATGGTTTCTCTCTGCTCATCCAGTCGGCGGGACTGGGAGGAATGAAACACAACACCGTCTTGATGGCCTGGCCCACAGGCTGGACACAAGATCGGGACCCCTCATCAAGAAGGAACTTTATTG AAACTGTGAGAGAGACGACAGCAGCCCATCAGGCCCTTCTGGTGGCCAAGAATATCGACCATTTTCCGAGTAATCAGGAGCGTCTGAAGGATGGAACCGTTGATGTGTGGTGGATTGTCCACGATGGAGGACTTCTAATGCTGCTTCCATTCCTCCTGAAGCAGCACAAG gtgtggaagaAGAGCAAGATGCGAATTTTCACTGTGGCCCAGATGGACGACAATTCCATCCAGATGAAAAAAGATCTCCAGATGTTTCTTTATCATCTCCGCCTgaatgcagaggtggaggtggtggaaatG caTGACAGCGACATATCGGCCTTCACCTACGAGAAGACGCTGGTGATGGAACAGAGGTCGCAGATGCTCAAACAGATGCACCTGTCCCGGACAGAGCGGGAGCGAGAG GCTCAGCTGATCCATGACCGAAACACCGCGTCCCATTCTACAACCAATGAGGGAAGTGCAGGACCCAGTCTGCAGGATCGCGTCCACATGACCTGGACCAAAGAGAAACTGAGCCAGGAGAGGAACAGGCACAAAGAGGGCATGGGAGTCAAAGACATGTTTAACATGAAGCC GGAGTGGGAGAATCT CAACCAGTCCAATGTGCGGAGGATGCACACGGCCGTGAGACTCAACAAAGTGGTGGTGGAGAAATCCAAGAATTCCGAGCTGGTCCTGCTGAACATGCCTGGCCCACCGAAGAACAAGAAGGGAGATGAAAACT ACATGGAGTTCCTAGAGGTCCTGATGGAAGGCCTGGACCGGGTGCTTTTGGTTCGTGGAGGGGGTCGGGAGGTCATCACCATCTACTCCTAG